A stretch of the Pongo pygmaeus isolate AG05252 chromosome 16, NHGRI_mPonPyg2-v2.0_pri, whole genome shotgun sequence genome encodes the following:
- the BAHD1 gene encoding bromo adjacent homology domain-containing 1 protein isoform X4, translating to MTHTRRKSLPMLSSGPTGRREPLQMEDSNMEQGVEGVEPGMPESPGQLTGRRKNYPLRKRPLVPEKPKACKVLLTRLENVAGPRSADEADELPPDLPKPPSPAPSSEDPGLAQPRKRRLASLNAEALNNLLLEREDTSSLAGTRRNRAADPHRSRDRDRATGGWSSSKKRPRLGDLGGGSRDLSPEPAPDEGPRRDGDPAPKRLASLNAAAFLKLSQERELPLRLPRAHAEVDGRSTEPPAPKAPRPKWPKVNGKNYPKAWQGASSGEAAGPPGWQGCPDEPWPSATPCGPSVQPSHQPLSKALESPLGLRPHLPLLMGGQAALKPEPGRPGEESPAPKQELHQPSFPTPQLSPLPKTGNPADYNGLCVGPELTALGSFYQYCGQEGLQCGGYSPCPMLPEGKLSPVAAPHEEGLLLAPSSVPSGTPFQHPPWGSSRYCSSEDTGVNGYSIFRVLPLSVTRAGTTCGGCPYKMPFAAGCRSLGQLEFPLPEAGHPASPAHPLLGCPVPSVPPAAEPVPHLQTPTSEPQTVARACPQSAKPPSGSKSGLRTGSSCRHTARSKAARRPSHPKQPRVQRPRPRRRRRRRTNGWVPVGAACERAVYVLDEPEPAIRKSYQAVERHGETIRVRDTVLLKSGPRKTSTPYVAKISALWENPESGELMMSLLWYYRPEHLQGGRSPSMHENEVFASRHQDQNSVACIEEKCYVLTFAEYCRFCAMAKRRGEGLPSRKTALVPPSADYSTPPHRTVPEDTDPELVFLCRHVYDFRHGRILKNPQ from the exons ATGACACACACTCGGAGAAAGTCCCTTCCCATGTTGAGTTCGGGCCCCACTGGCCGCCGAGAGCCCCTGCAGATGGAAGACAGCAACATGGAGCAGGGGGTTGAGGGTGTGGAGCCAGGCATGCCCGAGAGCCCAGGTCAACTTACAGGGCGCCGCAAGAACTACCCACTTCGTAAGCGCCCATTGGTTCCTGAGAAGCCCAAGGCCTGCAAAGTACTGCTGACTCGCCTGGAGAATGTGGCCGGTCCCCGGAGTGCAGATGAGGCTGATGAGCTACCACCTGACCTGCCCAAGCCCCCCAGCCCGGCCCCATCCAGTGAAGACCCTGGCCTTGCCCAGCCCCGCAAGCGGCGCCTGGCCTCCCTCAATGCCGAAGCTCTCAATAACCTGCTGCTGGAGCGAGAGGACACCAGCAGCCTGGCAGGCACCCGCCGCAATCGAGCGGCGGATCCCCACCGCAGCCGTGACCGTGATCGTGCTACTGGGGGCTGGTCCTCCTCCAAGAAGCGGCCCCGGCTGGGGGACCTTGGAGGAGGAAGTCGGGACCTGTCTCCAGAGCCAGCACCAGATGAAGGTCCCCGCCGAGATGGAGACCCAGCTCCCAAGAGACTGGCTAGCCTGAACGCAGCTGCTTTCCTAAAACTGAGCCAGGAGCGGGAGCTACCCCTGCGACTGCCTCGTGCCCATGCAGAAGTAGATGGGCGCTCCACTGAGCCCCCAGCACCCAAGGCCCCAAGGCCAAAGTGGCCCAAGGTCAATGGCAAGAACTATCCCAAGGCTTGGCAGGGGGCCAGCTCTGGGGAGGCTGCAGGCCCACCCGGCTGGCAAGGCTGCCCTGATGAGCCATGGCCATCTGCAACTCCTTGTGGGCCATCCGTCCAGCCATCTCATCAGCCCCTGAGCAAGGCTCTGGAGAGCCCTTTGGGGCTGCGCCCTCACCTGCCCCTGCTGATGGGTGGACAGGCAGCTCTGAAGCCGGAGCCTGGGCGCCCAGGCGAGGAGTCACCTGCCCCTAAGCAGGAACTGCATCAGCCCTCTTTCCCCACACCTCAGCTGTCGCCGCTGCCGAAGACTGGCAACCCCGCTGACTACAATGGCCTGTGTGTTGGGCCTGAGCTCACTGCACTAGGCAGCTTCTACCAGTACTGTGGCCAAGAGGGGCTGCAGTGTGGGGGCTACTCGCCCTGCCCCATGCTTCCTGAGGGCAAGCTGTCCCCAGTGGCTGCACCTCACGAGGAGGGGCTCCTCTTAGCTCCGAGCTCAGTGCCCTCAGGCACCCCTTTCCAGCACCCTCCCTGGGGCTCCTCTCGCTACTGCTCTAGCGAGGACACTGGAGTGAATGGCTACAGCATCTTCAGAGTGTTGCCCCTGTCTGTCACCCGCGCTGGCACTACCTGTGGCGGCTGCCCATACAAAATGCCTTTTGCAGCAG GCTGCAGATCCCTGGGCCAGTTGGAATTTCCTCTCCCGGAAGCTGGCCACCCAGCCTCACCTGCCCACCCACTCCTGGGGTGCCCTGTACCCAGTGTGCCACCTGCAGCAGAGCCCGTCCCCCATCTTCAGACACCCACCTCGGAGCCCCAGACAGTAGCCCGTGCGTGCCCTCAGAGCGCCAAACCTCCCAGCGGTTCTAAGTCAGGTCTGCGCACGGGCTCCAGCTGCAGGCACACTGCAAGGAGCAAGGCTGCCCGCAGGCCTAGCCACCCCAAGCAGCCACGTGTCCAGCGCCCACGCCCTCGCCGCCGCCGTCGCCGCCGCACTAATGGCTGGGTACCTGTTGGGGCTGCCTGTGAGAGGGCTGTGTATGTCTTG GATGAGCCGGAACCAGCCATCCGAAAGAGCTACCAGGCGGTAGAGCGGCATGGGGAGACAATCCGAGTCCGGGACACTGTCCTTCTCAAGTCAGGCCCACGAAAGACCTCCACACCTTATGTGGCCAAGATCTCTGCCCTCTGGGAGAACCCCGAGTCAG gagagctgatgatgAGCCTCCTGTGGTATTACAGACCTGAGCACTTACAGGGAGGCCGCAGTCCCAGCATGCACGAG AATGAAGTCTTTGCATCGCGACATCAGGACCAGAACAGTGTGGCCTGCATTGAGGAGAAGTGCTATGTCCTGACTTTTGCCGAGTACTGCAG GTTCTGTGCCATGGCCAAGCGCCGAGGTGAAGGTCTCCCCAGCCGAAAGACAGCACTGGTTCCCCCCTCTGCAGActattccaccccaccccaccgcACAGTGCCAGAGGACACGGACCCTGAGCTGGTGTTCCTTTGCCGCCATGTCTATGACTTCCGCCACGGGCGCATCCTTAAGAACCCCCAGTAG